The proteins below come from a single Plodia interpunctella isolate USDA-ARS_2022_Savannah chromosome 21, ilPloInte3.2, whole genome shotgun sequence genomic window:
- the LOC128679074 gene encoding small G protein signaling modulator 2-like isoform X4: MAAQNKTESGSEEMPEADANAEQKERLIASVKKEVKQLMEEAVTRKFVHEESGGVTALCGAVEACLGQGLRRRALGLFKTSSTTALLHKIAKHCPEAALVSARVLAAEGAPATRSASGVERRPSAPRPPLNKRGSGSLLSQAPPQSRYLWIRIALFERQLAKIIEHLVSNATRYYERDALVADPDYGSILSSLLVGPCALEYSKAKAPASFWSDPPADELVQRHRMSAGTTTPPSVRRPILNFRRSLNASSDDSGSVNTGGSKAVGSSAKDYVESLHQNSTATLLYGKNNVRVQPKDVEEPMPGYLSLHQTAAGLIIKWTPNQLMNGYAESEGIDKSVYWAMSLQVCVWEVVYVHVHRSRASDALILVGQDGVQRPPIHFPKGGHLLSFLSNLETGLLPHGQLDPPLWSQRGTGKVFGRGKARRRPMPSLCESGETEEAEWEEVAGDYVFRIVNNAITDREAMRHSLLERLVSSPPRTPRRPLASTSTTSSDSSTMSVDCPPSAGLNGHAPPLPLLAPAPVEQPASIELVCSTMRRQIISRAFYGWLAYCRHLSTVRTHLSGLVHPNIVPREGSESGLTEEVWRSMTDDKGVVTDKDEVYRLVYYSGVQHEIRREVWPYLLGYYEFGSTAEERAEQDAACRRQYETTMSEWLCVEAIVRQRDREATAASIARLSEAAGKPKPVEVSEPIEVFEDDCSVISDNPPIISPEPSEMEQKKPDTKPVLSRAPSIDEVDNIEMDSEERDKEAKLNGETETGDNRDVDIDSLKDLDDDEEVHVKSVVDNPDMRRESIAEIKRLAEGIVQKGDGRGLLCSVDSANMNGNDLRSSLDECQLSPQQQHTSVIITNPSVDLAVGGSPASGGTTANVSPARSPLGVVREESHSAGASFDMLEPSNDQRTENRSNCVSPASSNGGVYSNELVESFALNLHRIEKDVQRCDRNYPFFTDDNLDKLRNIMCTYVWEHLDMGYMQGMCDLVAPLLVMMREEAVAHALFARLMERARDNFPSGQAMDAHFADMRSLIQILDCELYELMHAHGDYTHFYFCYRWFLLDFKRELLYQDVFAAWELIWAARHVASEHMVLFLALALLETYRDVILANTMDFTDIIKFFNEMAERHDAAAVLSLARDLVLQVQTLIENK, translated from the exons CATTGTCCGGAAGCGGCGCTAGTGTCGGCCAGGGTGCTGGCGGCGGAGGGTGCGCCGGCGACGCGCTCGGCCTCGGGCGTGGAGCGGCGACCTTCTGCGCCGCGACCCCCACTCAACAAGCGGGGCTCTGGTTCGCTACTCTCACAAGCTCCTCCACAGTCCAG aTACCTCTGGATTCGGATCGCGTTATTCGAACGTCAATTGGCCAAAATAATCGAGCACTTGGTCAGCAACGCGACGCGTTACTACGAGCGAGACGCGCTTGTGGCCGACCCTGACTACGGGAGCATTCTCAGCTCACTCCTCGTGGGTCCTTGTGCCCTGGAGTACTCCAAGGCGAAGGCTCCAGCGTCCTTCTGGAGTGACCCACCGGCTGATGAATTA GTACAAAGACATCGCATGTCAGCAGGGACGACCACGCCGCCCTCTGTGCGGCGACCCATCCTGAACTTCAGGAGGAGCCTCAACGCGTCTTCCGACGATAGCGGCTCTGTAAATAcag GTGGAAGCAAAGCTGTGGGATCCAGTGCCAAAGACTACGTGGAGAGTTTGCACCAAAACTCAACCGCTACTTTGCTGTATGGCAAGAATAATGTTAGAGTGCAACCA AAAGATGTTGAAGAGCCGATGCCAGGCTACTTGAGTCTGCATCAAACTGCCGCAGGGCTGATCATCAAATGGACGCCGAACCAGCTCATGAATGGCTACGCGGAGAGTGAAGGCATCGATAAAAG CGTATACTGGGCCATGTCGCTGCAAGTGTGCGTGTGGGAGGTGGTGTACGTGCACGTGCACCGCTCGCGCGCCAGCGACGCGCTCATCCTCGTGGGGCAGGACGGCGTCCAGCGCCCGCCCATACACTTCCCTAAAG GTGGTCACTTGCTGTCTTTCCTCAGTAACCTGGAGACTGGGTTATTACCTCACGGACAGTTGGACCCCCCGTTGTGGTCACAAAGAGGAACGGGAAAG gtatttggTCGTGGTAAAGCTCGTCGCCGCCCAATGCCAAGCCTCTGCGAAAGTGGAGAAACAGAAGAAGCCGAGTGGGAAGAAGTTGCTGGAGACTATGTGTTCCGTATTGTGAACAATGCTATTACCGACAGGGAAG CAATGCGTCACTCGCTGCTGGAGCGGCTGGTGTCGTCTCCCCCGCGCACCCCGCGCCGCCCGCTGGCCTCCACCTCCACCACATCCTCAGACTCCTCCACCATGTCCGTGGACTGCCCCCCCTCCGCCGGCCTCAACGGACACGCCCCGCCGCTGCCGCTGCTGGCGCCGGCGCCGGTGGAACAG CCAGCGTCAATAGAGCTGGTGTGCAGTACGATGCGGCGGCAGATCATCTCGCGCGCGTTCTACGGCTGGCTCGCGTACTGCCGCCATCTGTCGACCGTCAGGACGCATCTCAGCGGCTTGGTGCACCCCAACATTGTTCCAAGAG AAGGTTCAGAATCAGGACTAACAGAAGAAGTTTGGCGGTCAATGACAGATGACAAAGGCGTCGTCACCGACAAAGATGAGGTATATAGGCTGGTCTACTACAGCGGAGTACAGCACGAGATACGGAGAGAGGTGTGGCCGTATCTCTTGGGATATTACGA ATTCGGGTCGACAGCAGAAGAACGGGCCGAGCAAGACGCAGCATGCAGAAGACAATACGAAACGACGATGTCTGAATGGCTATGTGTTGAGGCTATAGTGAGGCAGCGGGACAGAGAGGCCACGGCGGCGTCCATTGCAAGACTTTCAGAGGCTGCGGGGAAACCCAAACCGGTGGAGGTATCGGAACCTATTGAG GTGTTTGAAGATGACTGTAGTGTTATATCAGATAATCCACCAATAATTTCTCCTGAACCAAGTGAAATGGAACAGAAGAAACCTGATACTAAACCAGTGTTATCAAGAGCACCGAGCATAGACGAAGTAGACAATATCGAAATGGATTCGGAGGAAAGAGACAAAGAAGCTAAACTTAATGGAGAGACTGAGACGGGTGATAATAGAGATGTAGATATAGACAGTCTGAAAGACTTGGATGATGACGAAGAAGTGCACGTCAAAAGTGTCGTGGATAATCCTGATATGAGGCGTGAGAGTATAGCGGAAATTAAGAGGTTAGCTGAAGGTATTGTTCAAAAAGGAGATGGGAGGGGGTTACTTTGTAGCGTTGATAGTGCGAATATGAACGGAAATGATTTGAGATCTTCATTAGATGAGTGTCAACTGAGTCCTCAACAGCAACATACGAGTGTTATTATAACCAATCCTTCAGTGGATTTAGCTGTTGGAGGTTCGCCTGCTTCAGGAGGAACTACAG CGAATGTCAGTCCAGCCCGAAGTCCGCTGGGGGTCGTCCGAGAGGAGTCTCATTCTGCCGGAGCGTCGTTCGACATGCTGGAGCCCAGCAACGACCAGCGCACTGAGAACCGCTCCAACTGCGTCTCGCCCGCCAGTTCTAATGGCGGGGTTTATTCG AACGAACTAGTGGAAAGTTTTGCACTGAATTTACACCGAATTGAAAAAGATGTGCAAAGGTGCGATCGGAATTATCCATTCTTCACGGACGACAACTTAGATAAACTGAGAAACATTATGTGCAC GTACGTATGGGAACACCTAGACATGGGCTACATGCAGGGCATGTGCGACCTGGTGGCGCCCTTGCTGGTGATGATGCGGGAGGAGGCCGTCGCGCACGCGCTGTTCGCGCGCCTCATGGAGCGCGCGCGCGACAACTTCCCCTCCGGCCAGGCCATGGACGCGCACTTCGCTGATATGAG GTCGCTGATACAAATCCTCGACTGCGAGCTGTACGAGCTGATGCACGCGCACGGCGACTACACACACTTCTACTTCTGCTACCGCTGGTTCCTGCTGGACTTCAAGCGGGAACTGCTTTACCAGGAT GTGTTCGCCGCCTGGGAGCTGATATGGGCGGCGCGTCACGTAGCGTCGGAGCACATGGTGCTGTTCCTGGCGCTGGCGCTGCTGGAGACCTACCGCGACGTCATCCTCGCCAACACCATGGACTTCACCGACATCATCAAGTTCTTCAACG AAATGGCTGAACGTCACGACGCCGCCGCAGTGCTGTCTCTGGCTCGAGACCTTGTACTACAAGTTCAAACTCTAATTGAGAATAAATAA